From Planococcus halocryophilus, the proteins below share one genomic window:
- a CDS encoding AI-2E family transporter: MWIRKPFFEYTTAILLVAITLFFLGQIDYALEPIQIIIATIFAPVLLGGLFYYLLRPFVNWLSRFVPKIAGIGIIFTIIALTATLLLYFFGPVITKQVDSLVNLAPETVEEVTEESDHFLANFQFAGVTGSEIRIWTLDYLENLSEGLLDNVMNILTMLMNIVIVLIVVPFVLFFLLKDDDKFIPHLTKYLPEEHKSEGRKILKDVDQTLSSFILGQAFVAAVVGTLMYIGYLIIGLDYALSLAIFAMFLIIVPFLGPLIGIIPALFVALTSGDMWMVMKVILVLLVVQQIEGNLVTPNIMGNRLNIHPLTIILLLMIAGALYGFVGILIAIPTYAVLKTLVHNFRLFNRLRKKREVSSKKEL; the protein is encoded by the coding sequence ATGTGGATTAGAAAGCCGTTTTTTGAATACACAACAGCTATATTGCTCGTTGCTATCACGTTGTTTTTCTTAGGGCAAATTGATTATGCTTTAGAACCTATACAAATTATTATTGCGACTATTTTTGCTCCAGTCTTGTTAGGTGGTCTTTTTTATTATTTATTGCGACCTTTTGTAAATTGGCTATCACGGTTTGTACCGAAAATTGCAGGAATCGGAATCATTTTTACAATCATTGCTTTAACCGCAACTCTTTTGCTGTACTTTTTTGGACCTGTTATTACTAAACAAGTTGATAGTTTGGTAAACTTAGCGCCAGAAACAGTTGAAGAAGTGACCGAAGAATCGGATCATTTTTTGGCTAATTTTCAATTTGCGGGAGTGACTGGTTCAGAAATTCGGATATGGACTTTGGATTATTTAGAAAATCTTTCAGAAGGTTTATTGGATAACGTCATGAACATTTTAACCATGCTTATGAATATCGTGATTGTCTTAATCGTTGTGCCTTTTGTCTTGTTCTTTCTATTAAAGGACGATGACAAGTTTATCCCTCATTTAACTAAATATTTGCCAGAAGAGCATAAATCGGAAGGCAGAAAGATACTAAAAGATGTCGACCAAACTTTGTCTTCGTTTATCCTCGGTCAAGCTTTTGTAGCTGCAGTAGTGGGAACTTTGATGTATATCGGATATCTTATTATTGGCTTGGACTATGCCTTGAGTTTGGCGATTTTTGCGATGTTTCTAATTATTGTGCCGTTTTTAGGTCCGCTTATTGGGATTATTCCCGCATTGTTTGTAGCATTAACAAGCGGAGATATGTGGATGGTGATGAAGGTTATCCTTGTGTTGCTAGTTGTTCAACAAATTGAAGGGAATTTAGTCACGCCGAACATTATGGGGAATCGCTTAAACATCCACCCTTTGACAATTATTTTGCTGTTAATGATTGCTGGGGCATTATATGGGTTTGTCGGAATTTTAATTGCAATTCCAACATATGCAGTTTTGAAAACCTTGGTTCATAACTTCCGTTTGTTTAATCGATTGCGTAAAAAAAGAGAAGTTTCTAGTAAGAAAGAACTTTAG
- a CDS encoding transporter substrate-binding domain-containing protein: MKKWSLLALLMAMLLVIAACGSDESEDTTSEDGGSDAKTYKVGIDTTYPPFEFEVDGEYTGIDIDLITAIAENQGFEIEFSPMDFGGIIPALQADQLDVAIAGMSITDERKAVVDFSDPYFDAGLSLVVAEDNSEITSLDDLEGKTVAVKSGTTGAQFARDNEAEYGYTVAQFEDSPSMFQEVSNGNAAVLLEDYPVIAYAIAESGLSLKTVGDRLTGDQYGIAVLKGQNAEVLEQINTGLQELRDSGKYDEILAKYIAE, translated from the coding sequence ATGAAAAAATGGAGTCTTTTAGCACTACTTATGGCAATGCTGCTCGTGATCGCTGCTTGTGGATCCGACGAGAGTGAAGATACAACAAGTGAGGACGGCGGAAGTGACGCAAAAACGTATAAAGTAGGAATCGATACAACATATCCACCTTTCGAGTTTGAAGTAGACGGTGAATATACAGGAATTGATATTGACTTGATTACAGCGATTGCTGAAAACCAAGGTTTCGAAATTGAATTCAGCCCAATGGACTTTGGCGGAATTATCCCAGCTTTGCAAGCAGATCAATTGGACGTGGCAATTGCTGGTATGAGTATTACAGATGAGCGTAAAGCAGTAGTAGACTTTTCTGATCCTTATTTTGATGCAGGTTTGTCTCTTGTTGTAGCAGAAGATAACAGTGAAATTACATCTTTAGACGATCTAGAAGGCAAAACAGTAGCGGTTAAGAGTGGAACAACTGGTGCTCAATTTGCTCGTGATAACGAAGCAGAATATGGTTACACAGTAGCACAATTCGAAGATAGCCCATCTATGTTCCAAGAAGTTTCAAACGGCAATGCAGCAGTATTGTTAGAAGATTACCCAGTTATCGCTTATGCAATTGCTGAAAGTGGACTTTCTTTAAAAACAGTAGGAGATCGTTTAACTGGAGATCAGTACGGAATTGCTGTATTAAAAGGTCAAAACGCAGAAGTTCTTGAGCAAATCAACACAGGTCTTCAAGAATTGCGTGACAGCGGTAAATACGATGAAATTTTAGCGAAGTATATTGCAGAATAA
- a CDS encoding amino acid ABC transporter permease, translated as MDTIINAFPYLMEGLKVTLYIFAIAIVLGFLIGLIVALFRLAPLKILNWIAKIFVDAIRGTPFIVQLFFIYFGLNSLAFISLDNTTAGIVTVAINAGAYFSEIIRAGIQSIDKGQTEAARSLGLNSTQNMRYIVLPQAFRRMLPTITNQAIISLKDTSLLSVIGVADLTQEGRIQASATFDAFNVYLILGIIYFVVIYLLSMLANYVERKFVLR; from the coding sequence ATGGATACAATTATTAATGCCTTTCCGTATTTAATGGAAGGTTTGAAAGTAACGTTATATATATTTGCAATTGCTATTGTTCTTGGATTTTTAATTGGTTTAATTGTTGCGCTGTTTAGACTAGCACCTTTGAAAATTTTAAATTGGATTGCAAAAATCTTTGTTGATGCTATTCGAGGTACACCATTTATCGTCCAGTTATTCTTTATATATTTTGGTTTGAACTCTTTAGCTTTTATTTCTTTGGATAATACTACTGCAGGAATTGTAACAGTAGCGATTAACGCAGGTGCTTATTTCTCGGAAATCATTCGTGCAGGTATTCAATCGATTGATAAAGGACAGACAGAAGCAGCACGTTCGCTAGGTTTGAATTCAACACAAAACATGCGCTATATCGTATTGCCGCAAGCTTTTAGACGCATGCTGCCAACGATTACGAACCAAGCGATTATTTCATTAAAAGATACATCTTTGCTGTCGGTCATTGGCGTAGCAGATTTGACGCAAGAAGGTCGGATTCAGGCCAGCGCCACGTTTGACGCTTTTAATGTGTACTTAATCCTAGGAATTATATACTTCGTCGTTATTTACTTGCTCTCCATGCTGGCGAATTATGTAGAAAGGAAGTTTGTATTACGATGA
- a CDS encoding amino acid ABC transporter ATP-binding protein encodes MTMIRVENLKKSFGNLEVIKDISTVVEEKEVICVIGPSGSGKSTFLRCLNRLEEITGGHVFIEETDITDPKIDINQIRQDVGMVFQQFNLFPHKSVLENIVLAPMKVKKGDRKAVEKKAYELLDKVGLREKAKAYPGELSGGQKQRVAIARALAMDPKIMLFDEPTSALDPEMVGDVLDVMKQLAQEGMTMVVVTHEMGFAAEMGDRVLFIDGGYIVEENVPKELFGNPQHERTKAFLSKVL; translated from the coding sequence ATGACTATGATTCGAGTAGAGAACTTAAAAAAATCATTCGGCAATTTGGAAGTTATAAAAGACATCAGTACGGTTGTGGAAGAAAAAGAAGTCATTTGTGTCATTGGTCCATCTGGTTCGGGGAAAAGTACGTTTCTACGTTGCTTAAACCGACTTGAAGAAATTACAGGAGGACATGTTTTTATTGAAGAAACGGATATTACAGATCCGAAAATAGACATCAACCAAATTCGTCAAGATGTTGGAATGGTATTTCAACAATTTAACTTGTTTCCTCATAAATCGGTACTGGAAAATATTGTTTTAGCACCAATGAAAGTGAAAAAAGGCGACAGAAAAGCTGTGGAGAAAAAGGCTTATGAACTGTTGGACAAAGTTGGACTTCGTGAAAAAGCAAAAGCTTATCCAGGTGAACTTTCTGGTGGTCAAAAGCAGCGTGTGGCGATTGCTCGCGCACTGGCGATGGATCCGAAAATCATGTTGTTTGATGAACCAACTTCTGCACTTGACCCTGAGATGGTAGGCGATGTGCTAGATGTTATGAAGCAATTAGCACAAGAAGGTATGACCATGGTCGTTGTGACACACGAAATGGGATTTGCTGCTGAAATGGGCGATCGCGTGTTGTTTATTGATGGAGGTTATATTGTGGAAGAAAATGTGCCGAAAGAATTGTTTGGCAATCCGCAACATGAACGAACAAAAGCGTTTTTAAGTAAAGTGTTATAA
- a CDS encoding peptidylprolyl isomerase has product MAKKGHIHMENGEIIEFELFPNEAPNTVANFEDLANSGFYNDVTFHRVIPGFVSQGGDPTGTGAGGSGKTIKCETAGNPHKHQAGSLSMAHAGKDTGSSQFFVVHAPQPHLDGVHTVFGQVTSGLETAKAMSNGDKMTKVHVFDEE; this is encoded by the coding sequence ATGGCTAAAAAAGGACACATCCACATGGAAAATGGCGAAATCATCGAATTCGAACTTTTCCCAAATGAAGCACCAAACACTGTTGCAAACTTTGAGGACCTTGCAAACTCAGGTTTCTACAATGACGTAACATTCCACCGCGTAATTCCTGGCTTCGTAAGCCAAGGCGGCGACCCTACTGGTACTGGTGCTGGCGGCAGCGGCAAAACAATCAAATGTGAAACTGCAGGCAACCCACACAAACACCAAGCAGGAAGCCTTTCAATGGCGCATGCAGGTAAAGATACTGGCTCAAGCCAATTCTTTGTCGTTCACGCACCACAACCGCATCTTGACGGCGTTCACACTGTTTTCGGACAAGTGACTTCAGGACTTGAAACTGCTAAAGCGATGAGCAATGGCGACAAAATGACAAAAGTTCACGTTTTTGACGAAGAATAA
- a CDS encoding SDR family oxidoreductase — MDLGIKEKVVVVMASSKGLGKAIALEFAKEGAIVIISSRNQQTLDETAAEIKKNSSNQQIFSHVCDGSKEQDILNLFQFVADQFGRVDVLVNNTGGPKAGGFDAVEDADWYQAFEQNLLSYIRASRAVLPYMKKQQFGRIINVSSSSVKEVIDGLILSNTFRAGMVGFAKTLAREVAGDNILVNTVGPGRFATDRVAELDQIAADKQGVSIEQIVEKSKTAIPAGRYGEPEEFAKIIVFLASSANSFLTGQSLVVEGGSLKAL, encoded by the coding sequence GTGGACTTAGGAATTAAAGAAAAAGTAGTAGTTGTCATGGCTTCTAGTAAGGGACTCGGCAAAGCGATTGCACTCGAGTTTGCTAAAGAAGGCGCAATTGTCATTATCTCTAGTCGAAATCAGCAGACGCTTGATGAGACGGCAGCTGAAATCAAAAAAAATTCTAGCAATCAACAAATATTCTCACACGTTTGCGATGGCTCTAAAGAACAAGACATCCTCAATTTGTTTCAATTTGTAGCCGATCAATTTGGCCGTGTTGACGTTTTGGTCAACAATACAGGTGGTCCAAAAGCTGGTGGGTTTGATGCCGTTGAAGATGCTGACTGGTACCAAGCTTTTGAACAAAATTTATTGAGCTACATTCGCGCGTCTCGCGCAGTTCTTCCTTATATGAAGAAACAACAATTCGGACGCATCATTAACGTTTCCTCTTCTTCCGTTAAAGAAGTCATTGATGGATTGATCTTGTCGAACACTTTCCGTGCAGGAATGGTTGGTTTTGCAAAAACTTTGGCGCGTGAAGTTGCAGGCGATAATATTTTGGTCAATACTGTCGGCCCTGGGCGATTTGCTACAGACCGCGTCGCTGAACTCGATCAAATTGCTGCAGACAAACAAGGTGTTTCAATCGAACAAATTGTTGAAAAAAGCAAAACAGCGATTCCAGCTGGACGCTACGGGGAGCCTGAGGAATTTGCCAAAATCATCGTTTTTCTTGCATCTTCGGCTAACTCTTTTTTAACGGGACAATCGCTCGTTGTGGAAGGCGGATCATTAAAAGCATTGTAA